A stretch of the uncultured Bacteroides sp. genome encodes the following:
- a CDS encoding adenine phosphoribosyltransferase, which produces MNKEKLIKSIRNVPNFPIPGIQFKDETTLFKDPDCLKELSDELYEMYKDKGITKVAGIESRGFIMGPILAARLGAGFIPIRKPGKLPAETLEESYNKEYGTDTIQVHKDAITEDDVVLLHDDLLATGGTMKAAIKLTKRFNPKAVYVNFIIELKELNGRAIFSEEDNIEAVLVL; this is translated from the coding sequence ATGAACAAAGAAAAGCTCATTAAGAGCATTAGAAATGTCCCCAATTTCCCTATACCTGGAATTCAGTTTAAAGATGAGACTACACTATTTAAAGATCCCGATTGTTTAAAGGAACTTTCTGACGAACTTTATGAAATGTATAAAGATAAAGGGATCACTAAAGTTGCAGGTATAGAGTCACGAGGATTTATAATGGGACCTATTTTAGCTGCAAGATTAGGAGCAGGATTTATTCCTATCCGTAAACCAGGTAAACTGCCTGCAGAAACTTTGGAAGAAAGTTATAATAAAGAATACGGCACAGATACTATCCAGGTTCACAAAGATGCTATTACGGAAGATGACGTAGTATTACTGCACGATGATCTTTTAGCAACTGGTGGAACAATGAAAGCAGCTATCAAATTAACCAAGAGATTTAATCCAAAAGCTGTTTATGTAAATTTCATCATTGAATTAAAAGAGTTGAACGGACGTGCAATCTTCAGCGAAGAAGATAACATTGAAGCCGTTTTAGTTCTTTAA
- the mnmG gene encoding tRNA uridine-5-carboxymethylaminomethyl(34) synthesis enzyme MnmG, translating into MDFKYDVIVIGAGHAGCEAAAAAANLGSKTCLITMDMNKIAQMSCNPAVGGIAKGQIVREIDALGGYMGLVTDKTAIQFRMLNRSKGPAMWSPRAQCDRNKFIWTWREILENIPNLYIWQDTVKEIIVENGEIVGLKTYLDVEFRAKTVVLTAGTFLNGLMHIGKTKLSGGRMAEPASYLLTESIVQHGVKSDRMKTGTPVRIDGRSVNYDLMGTQDGEADFHKFSYMNTGTRHLKQLQCWTCYTNEEVHQILKDGLADSPLFNGQIQSIGPRYCPSIETKIVTFPDKNQHQLFLEPEGETTKELYLNGFSSSLPLDIQIRALKKIPAFKDLMIYRPGYAIEYDYFDPTQLKHTLESKIIKNLFFAGQVNGTTGYEEAGGQGIIAGINAHQNCHNGEPFVLGRNEAYIGVLIDDLVTKGVDEPYRMFTSRAEYRILLRQDDADMRLTERAYNLGLAKRDRYSLLIDKRTEINRIMEFAKTQSVKVGPINDALENLGTSTLKQGCKLIDLINRPQITLENISELIPAFKEKLDQIKDRREEIKEAAEILIKYEGYINREKLIANKIERLETIKIKGKLDYNTINSISTEARQKLIKIDPETIAQASRIPGISPSDINVLLVLLRK; encoded by the coding sequence ATGGATTTTAAGTATGATGTAATTGTTATCGGAGCAGGACATGCCGGTTGCGAGGCGGCAGCTGCTGCTGCAAATTTGGGATCAAAGACGTGTCTTATCACGATGGACATGAATAAAATTGCTCAGATGAGCTGTAATCCCGCCGTAGGTGGTATCGCTAAAGGACAAATAGTCCGGGAGATTGATGCCTTGGGTGGCTATATGGGTCTGGTTACAGACAAGACAGCCATTCAATTCCGTATGCTGAACCGATCAAAAGGACCGGCAATGTGGAGTCCACGCGCTCAATGCGACAGAAATAAGTTTATCTGGACCTGGAGAGAGATACTGGAAAACATTCCAAACCTCTATATCTGGCAGGATACTGTTAAGGAAATAATCGTTGAAAACGGAGAAATTGTAGGTTTAAAGACCTATCTCGACGTTGAATTCCGGGCAAAGACTGTAGTGCTCACTGCAGGAACCTTCCTGAATGGATTGATGCACATTGGTAAAACAAAACTTTCAGGAGGAAGAATGGCCGAGCCTGCTTCTTACCTTTTAACCGAATCCATCGTACAACATGGGGTTAAGTCTGACAGAATGAAGACGGGAACTCCTGTTCGTATTGACGGCCGTAGTGTAAACTATGACTTAATGGGAACTCAGGACGGAGAAGCTGATTTTCACAAGTTCTCATACATGAATACAGGAACAAGACATTTAAAGCAATTACAATGCTGGACTTGCTATACAAACGAAGAAGTTCACCAGATACTAAAAGATGGTTTAGCTGATTCTCCCCTATTCAACGGACAAATTCAAAGTATTGGTCCACGATACTGTCCAAGCATTGAAACAAAAATCGTCACATTCCCAGATAAGAATCAGCATCAGCTGTTTCTTGAACCCGAAGGAGAAACCACAAAAGAACTTTATTTAAATGGATTTTCCTCTTCACTGCCATTAGATATTCAAATCAGAGCTTTGAAAAAGATTCCAGCATTTAAAGATCTAATGATATATAGGCCGGGATATGCCATTGAATATGATTATTTCGATCCAACACAATTAAAACATACGTTGGAATCGAAGATTATTAAAAACTTATTCTTCGCCGGGCAGGTTAATGGAACCACCGGATATGAAGAAGCAGGCGGACAAGGAATCATTGCAGGAATTAATGCACACCAGAACTGTCACAACGGAGAACCTTTTGTTCTAGGTAGAAATGAAGCATATATTGGCGTATTAATCGATGATTTAGTTACAAAAGGAGTAGATGAGCCTTACCGAATGTTTACTTCCCGTGCGGAATACCGAATATTGCTTCGACAAGATGATGCAGATATGCGATTAACAGAAAGAGCATATAATTTGGGATTAGCAAAAAGAGACCGTTATTCCCTTTTAATCGATAAAAGGACTGAAATAAACCGCATAATGGAGTTTGCCAAAACGCAGTCTGTAAAAGTGGGTCCTATCAATGATGCATTAGAAAATCTTGGAACTTCTACTCTTAAACAAGGATGTAAACTAATTGATTTGATCAATCGTCCTCAAATTACTTTGGAAAATATCTCAGAACTCATTCCTGCATTCAAAGAAAAATTAGATCAAATAAAAGATAGAAGAGAGGAAATAAAAGAGGCTGCAGAAATTCTTATCAAATACGAAGGTTATATTAATCGTGAAAAATTAATTGCTAATAAAATAGAGCGCCTTGAAACAATTAAGATAAAAGGCAAGCTCGACTATAATACTATAAATTCTATATCGACAGAAGCGAGACAAAAGCTAATTAAGATAGATCCAGAAACGATAGCGCAAGCGAGTAGAATACCTGGCATCTCACCAAGCGATATAAACGTATTACTGGTGCTTTTAAGAAAATAA
- the ybeY gene encoding rRNA maturation RNase YbeY, whose amino-acid sequence MAISYQTDGVKMPAIKKRENTAWIKAVANSYEKKIGEIAYIFCSDEKILEVNREYLQHDYYTDIITFDYCEDNILSGDIFISLDTVKSNSEQFNTTYEEELHRTIIHGILHLCGINDKGEGEREVMEAAENKALALLKD is encoded by the coding sequence ATGGCTATAAGTTATCAGACCGACGGGGTCAAAATGCCCGCCATTAAGAAAAGAGAGAATACTGCTTGGATAAAAGCGGTAGCTAATTCATATGAGAAAAAGATTGGAGAGATTGCTTACATCTTTTGCTCTGATGAAAAAATTCTTGAAGTTAACCGTGAATACCTTCAACACGATTATTACACGGATATCATCACTTTTGATTATTGTGAAGACAATATTCTATCTGGGGATATTTTCATAAGCCTGGACACAGTCAAAAGCAACTCCGAACAGTTTAATACAACTTATGAAGAAGAACTTCATCGCACAATCATACACGGTATTCTTCACCTTTGCGGCATTAATGACAAGGGAGAAGGAGAGCGAGAAGTTATGGAGGCTGCAGAAAACAAGGCACTAGCTTTATTAAAGGATTAA
- a CDS encoding nucleoside recognition domain-containing protein encodes MVLNYIWIAFFVIAFVVALIRLIFFGDTQVFSEIMNSTFSSSKTAFDISLGLTGILSLWLGIMKIGEKGGLIASLSRWLSPIFCKLFPDIPKGHPAMGAIFMNISANMLGLDNAATPLGLKAMKELQELNKDKKTASNPMIMFLVLNTSGLTLIPISIMVYRAQLGAAQPTDIFVPIMIATFCAAIAGIIAVSIFQRINLFNKAIFTFVGIISAFIGGVICLFSAMSKEQIGTYSTLFANVFLFSVILCFIASGIRKKINVYETFVEGAKEGFSTAVRIIPYLVAILVGVGVFRASGTMDLIIKGIEYLIKLSGLDTSFVGALPTALMKPLSGSGARGLMVDAMKTYGADSFIGRLSCIFQGSTDTTFYVLAVYFGSVGIRKTRHAVACGLIADLVGVIVAISVCYLFFY; translated from the coding sequence ATGGTATTGAATTACATCTGGATTGCTTTCTTTGTTATTGCGTTCGTCGTAGCCTTGATAAGATTAATCTTTTTTGGAGATACTCAGGTATTTAGCGAAATAATGAACTCTACTTTCAGTTCATCTAAAACTGCATTCGACATTTCATTGGGACTAACAGGTATTCTCTCTCTCTGGCTAGGGATTATGAAAATTGGAGAAAAAGGAGGATTAATAGCAAGCCTTTCTCGTTGGCTTAGTCCGATTTTCTGCAAATTATTCCCGGATATACCAAAAGGACATCCGGCTATGGGCGCTATTTTTATGAATATATCAGCAAATATGCTAGGGTTAGATAATGCTGCCACTCCTTTGGGATTAAAAGCAATGAAAGAATTGCAAGAGCTGAACAAGGATAAAAAAACAGCAAGCAATCCTATGATTATGTTTCTTGTGCTTAATACATCAGGGTTAACATTGATCCCTATAAGTATTATGGTTTATCGCGCCCAACTAGGAGCTGCCCAACCAACAGATATTTTTGTTCCAATTATGATTGCTACCTTTTGCGCAGCAATAGCAGGAATAATAGCTGTAAGCATTTTCCAGAGAATTAACTTATTCAACAAAGCTATATTCACCTTCGTAGGCATAATCAGTGCATTTATTGGAGGGGTTATCTGCCTGTTCAGTGCTATGTCAAAAGAGCAGATAGGAACTTACTCAACACTTTTTGCTAATGTCTTTCTTTTCTCTGTCATCCTCTGCTTTATAGCATCAGGCATCAGAAAAAAAATAAATGTATATGAAACATTTGTGGAAGGTGCCAAAGAAGGATTCTCCACGGCTGTAAGAATTATCCCTTATTTAGTAGCCATCCTTGTTGGGGTTGGTGTATTCAGAGCATCTGGTACCATGGACTTAATTATCAAGGGTATTGAATATCTGATAAAGCTCAGCGGCCTGGATACTAGTTTTGTTGGTGCACTTCCTACAGCTTTAATGAAACCCTTAAGCGGAAGTGGCGCCCGCGGATTAATGGTCGATGCAATGAAAACTTATGGCGCAGACTCTTTTATCGGACGCCTTTCGTGTATTTTCCAGGGATCTACGGATACTACATTCTACGTTCTTGCTGTATATTTTGGTAGTGTAGGAATTAGAAAGACACGCCATGCAGTGGCATGTGGATTAATAGCCGACCTAGTTGGGGTAATAGTTGCTATTTCAGTTTGTTATTTATTCTTTTATTAA
- a CDS encoding helix-turn-helix domain-containing protein has protein sequence MQSIFKQLVAQLGLLKERESFQTESDIIEAINPSMIDLDQEVHIYKEVLYNLDSKQIYLDSSLSLIKLSSVVGTNTTYLSNSINKYFGCNFKTLINRYRIEYCKKLLGTNPMSVPIKEIAKKCGFSSVSAFYSSFKKITGISPVQYRILVIYRNETNKEFEKEL, from the coding sequence ATGCAGAGCATATTTAAGCAATTAGTAGCACAACTTGGTTTGTTAAAAGAAAGAGAATCTTTCCAAACAGAATCTGATATTATTGAAGCGATAAATCCTTCAATGATTGATTTGGATCAAGAAGTGCACATATATAAAGAGGTGCTTTATAATTTGGATTCTAAACAAATTTATCTGGATTCCTCTTTGTCACTTATAAAACTTAGTTCAGTAGTTGGAACAAATACTACTTACTTATCTAATTCTATTAATAAGTATTTTGGATGTAATTTTAAAACATTAATAAATAGGTATAGAATTGAATATTGTAAAAAACTGCTGGGAACGAATCCCATGTCTGTACCTATAAAGGAAATTGCAAAAAAATGTGGATTCTCTTCTGTTAGTGCATTTTATTCTTCTTTTAAAAAAATAACAGGAATTTCTCCTGTACAGTATAGAATATTGGTTATTTATAGGAATGAAACGAATAAAGAATTTGAAAAAGAGCTATAA